GCTGCGTGACCGCTGCGCGACGGTGAGACCGACCAGATCGCAGAGCTCTGCGATCCGCAGCTCCCGCGCTGATCGGTCGCCGCTGTCATGGATGCTGAGCACCTCCCTGAGCACCGACTCGACGGGTTGGCGTGGGTCCAGTGAACCGAAGGGGTCCTGATACACCATCTGGGTGAGCTTGGCTCGCTCTCGTCTCGCCGATCGCGAATGGGCGGGTCGCGTCATGTCGGAGCCACACACGACCACGTCTCCCGCGGTAGGTCGTTCGAGGCCCATGATCATCCGGGCGAGCGTCGACTTCCCCGATCCGGATTCACCCACGATCCCGAGATTCCGTCCGCGGGTCATCGTGAAGCTCGCCCCGTGCACGGCGACATGTTCCGATCGACCTCGCCCGAAGACCTTGCGCAGCCCGTTCGCCGAGATCACCGTGTCATCGTGCACCATTGCCCAGCACCTCCTCATCGATCCGCATTCGCAGGTCCTCGGTGATCGTCGTGAGCCGGTTCCCCGAGCGCTCCAGCGTCGGCCGAGCCTTGAGAAGTGCCCGCGTATACAGATGCGTCGACTCGTCGAGTCGTTCTGCCGGCGACTCGTCGACGATGCGCCCGCGGTACATCACGTACACCCGGTCGCAGAGCGCGGCCGCGAGCTCAAGATCATGCGTGATGAACATCATGCCGATCCCGCGTGAGCGCACTTGATCCCTCAGGAGTGCGACGACCTCGGCCTGACGGGTGACATCGAGCGCCGTCGTTGGTTCGTCGGCGAGGATGAGCCTCGGCTCCGTGATCAGCGCCGCCGCAATGACGACGCGCTGCAGCATTCCCCCGGAGAACTGATACGGGTAGGCGCGGAGTTGCTGCTCTGGGTCGGAGAGTCCAACCTCTCGGCAAGCGGCGAAGGCGCGCTCTCGCGCCTCGGCACGACTCATGCGCCGATTCACACGCAGGCTCTCGGTCAAGAAGTCGCCGAGGGTATGCACCGGGTTCACGCTCGCCCGGGGATCCTGGTAGACGATCCCCAGCTCACGATCGCGAAATGCACGGTACTTCGCGCGGGAGAGCGTGGTGAGCTCTTCCCCCTCGTATCGGATCGAGCCCCTGGCTCGCACGCCACCGGGGAGCAGCCCGGCGATCGCTTTGAGGGTCATTGACTTGCCTGAACCGGATTCTCCGATCACCCCGACGATTTCACCGTGGTCGATCCGCATCCCCCCGTTCGTGACGATCTCAGTACCGTCCGAAGCCGTCACATTGAGGTTCGAGATGTCGATGAGGCTCATATCTTCGTCTCCCTGACTCCGCCGACGCGATCGGCGAGTCGGTCGCCAATGAGCGAGACCGCCGCCACTGAGATCACGATGAGAATTCCAGCGGTGATCGATTCCTCCCAGTGCCCCTGAATGATGCCTTTCTGGCCTTCCGAGACCATCAGTCCCCAGTCCGCGGTGGGGGGCTGCACCCCCATGCCGAGGAACGACATCGCGGCGAGGTCCACCATCGCGTAGCCGTACGACACGGTGATCTGAGCCATTGCTGTCGGCAGCACGGCGGGCAGCACATGTCGCAGCGCGAGCAGCCATCGCGATTGGCCGACGTTGAGCAGCGCATCGACGTAGGGCAACGCCATCTCGTTGACGGCGATATTGCGCACCATGCGCCCGATGAAAGGAATGTATGCCATAGCGAGGGCGATGACCACCGGGGTGACACCGGCGCCGAACATCGTCACGGCAAGAATGGCGAGGAGCATGCCGGGAAACGCGAATCCAATGTCCAGCACGCGCGAAATCACACGATCGACAATGCCACCGGTGACGGCAGAAGCGATGCCGAGTGCCGTGCCGAGGACGCCCGCAAGCAGAACGATGATCGCCGGGGCGACCAGACTGATACGGCCGCCGTGGAGGAGGCGGCTCAGGATGTCTCGCCCGGAGCCGTCGGTGCCGAGCACCGATCCTGACCCCATGGACCCGTACGTGTTCATGAAGTCAGACTCCGTCGGACCCTGGGGGGACACCCACGGGGCGAGCGCTGCACCGAGCGCGAGCAGTATGAGGATCACGATCGAAATCGTCATCGCGAGGTCGCGCTTCGGGCGCACGGTCGCGCTGCGCGCCACCGGTCGCCAGCGGAGGATCGTCGTCGTCATCGACCCACCGCCTTCGCGCGTACTCGAGGATCGACCATCACCTGAATGAGGTCGACGATGAGTGCCACCACCACCACGAAGGCGATGAGGATCAGGCAAATCGCCTGCACCACCGCGAAGTCCTTGCGCAGAACCGCGTCCGTCAGCAGCAGACCGATCCCATCGAGCGCGAACGCCTTCTCGATGACAATGGAGCCGACGACCATGCTGGTGAGCGTCACAGCGACCACTGTTGCAATCGGTGTGAGTGCATTGCGGACGATGTGGTGGCGAACGATCTGGGTTCGCGGCAGCCCTCGACCGATCGCCGTTTGCACGGGATCCCGCTGCGCCTCCTCCCGAAGCGCAGCCCGAGTCACTCGAATCACATATGCGCCCGAGGACAGCGTCAGGGCGATCACCGGCAGCACCATGTGGTGCAAGCGATCACCCAACCCTTCCCCGGATCCGAAGGTCGGGAACCAACCGAGACCGACCGCGAACACGGTGATCAGCAGTGTCGCGGCGACGAACGCGGGCACCGCAACACCCACCGAGGTCAGTCCGAGCATGACGTCGCTGATGCGTCGGCCCGACATCGCCGCAACGACTCCGAGCCCGACACCAACCACGATGATGGCGACGAGCCCCATTCCGAGCAGCAGTCCGGTGGTGCCGAGTCGAGGCTCGATGAGATTCCACACGTCGTCTCGACGAGTGAGTGAGCGTCCGAAATCGCCGGTCAGGACATGACCGAGCCAGGACACCCAGCGGACGAGGAACGGCTCATCCAGCAGGTACTGCTCACGCAGTGACGCGATGGTCTCCTCGCTGACCGAGCGATTGCCGATCAGGATTGCGATCGGGTCACCCGGCGACAGGAAGAGCGCGGCGAAGACGAGCAGCGATGACGCCAGGAGCGTCACGATGCCCTCGATGCAGCGCACCAGGACGAAACGGATCATCATTCTCTCCAGTGATGCGGTGGCCGGTCGCCCGGCCACCGCACCGAGTCACATCAGAACGGAGCTACTCGCCCGCGCCGATTCGCGCGGCCCAGGGGTAGTAGAGGCGGGCGAGCGATGCCGTGGCTCCCGTGATGCGGGAGTTCTGGTACACGCGCTGCTCGAGATTGACGACGGGGATCAACGGCAGATTGTCGACCATGCTCTGCTGGCCGGTGATGAGCAGTTCAGCGCGCGCATCGTCATCCATCGCGCTCAGCGCGTCGTCAACGCTCTGGGTGAGAACCGGATCATCGTTGTTGCCGTAGTTGTAGGCGCTCAACGGAGTGAACTCGCTCATGCTCACCACAGGATCCGCCACCCCCGCACCGTACTCCTGCACGATGAAGGCGTCGTAGGGAGCACGTGCCTGTTCATCGAAGTAGAGCTCCGTGAACGATGTCTGCGGAATCGACTCGATCGTGATCGAGACGCCGATCTGCTCGCCTCCGGCCGACAAGATCTCCCCGATCTTCTGCTCGGCTTCACTGTCTGCAGGAATGGCGATCGTGAGCTCAGTGCCGTCGAGTCCGGCGTTCTGCACCAACTCGGCCGCCTGCTCGACATCGAAGACCGGTGCGGGCAGCTCGTCATAGGCTGTTTGCCACAGCTCGCGCGAGTATCCCCAGGCGCCAGGCTGGATCGGAGTGACCGCTGGGGTCGCAGTCCCTCGGTACACCGCTTGCGCCACGGCCTCGCGATCAAGGATCAGGCTGAGTGCCTGTCGCAGTTCGAGTTGTTCCAATGGGCCGGCTTTCTCAGTGGGCCGGATTGCCATCCAATCGGTCCCGAGTCCGAGTACGAACGAACCCTCTGCGCTCGACGCGAGCTGCTCGGTCGCGGCGAGCGGCGGCATGAATGTGCCGTCGATATCCCCCGAAAGGAGGCTGTTGGCCACGGTGGATTCGTCGGTCACGAACGTCAGATCGAGCTTCTCGACCATCGGTCGCATCTCCTCGTCCCAATAGTTCGGATTGGCGACCATGCTGATCTTTGATCCCGAATTCCAGGAGTCGAACGCAAACGGTCCGGTGCACATGATGCCACCGCTTGAAGTGCCGTAGGCCTCGCCCGCGGACTCGACGAAGCTCTGCTTCCCGATCACGCCGGCTGCGGTCGCCAGCATACGTTCGAACAGCGAGTCGGGCTGCGAGAATCGCACCGTGACCTCACTTGGCCCCGTCGCCTCAATCGAGCTGACGCGATCGTAGAACGGAGTCGACCAGTACGACCCGGCGGCGGGATCGAGGTGCCGGCTCAGGCTGTAGACCACATCCTCAGCCGTGAGCGGGCTGCCGTCCCAGAACGTCACTCCGTCCCGCAGGGTGAAGACCGTGGTCACGTCGTCGGGATGCTGGACGTCGGCGGCCAGTGCAGGCGACAGCGACATGTCCTCGTTCTGGCGCATGAGGCCCTCGCACATATTCGCCAACGCGGTGTTCTCAGAGTCGGCGTACGCGTAGATCCAATCCAGTGAAGCGGGCTCCCCCGAGTACAGGTTCCACGTCACCAGGTCGATCGGACCGGTGCCAGCAGGCGTCGTCGTCTGCTCGCGTGGAACATCGGTGATCGCCGAGGTTGCGGGCTCGTCGGATGAGCCCGAGCACCCGGTCAGGGCGAGTGCCGCAACCGTGATCGCCCCGAGCATCATCAGGGTCGAGGGTCGTGAGAGAGCCATCAGTGTGCCTCCAGTTCAGTCGATGCGGCCCAGAAGTCCCGGACCGCCACGAGGTCTTCCGGGCCCGAGGACCCGATGAGGATATTGCGTTCGAAGGTTGCGCTCGCCCCGTCGAGCGAGACGAATTGTTCAATCGAGATCACCATTCCCGGTTCGAGTACCAGGTCGCTGTCATCGCGCACCCACGGGGCTTCGAACGCGAGACCGAGCCCGTGACCCCGCGCAGGGAACTCGCCCGAATCCGGATCGATGCCCGCGTCGCGCAGCACCGCGGACCCCCGAGCTGAGGCCTCTCCGAGCCGAACACCCGGGCGCATGTCGGAGACGATCTCATCGACGCTCCGCCGCGCCACATCGTAGGCGCGGTTCTGCGCAGCAGTCGGGGAACCTCCGACGACCCAACTCCGCGCGAGGTCGAAGAAGTATCCGCCGTAGGTCCCAGTGATGTCGATGGTGAACAGGTCCCCGGCCTCGAGTGCACGGCTGCCATGAGTGGGCTGGCGGTTGTCCGCGGCCGTGCCGTCGAGTGGCGTGGTGTAGACGAACGCGTTTGCGAAGGCGGCCTCGTGCGCGGCCACCTCGTGGACCATTGCTGCAACAACCTCGGATTCGGCGACGCCGGGAGCCGTGGCCGCGAACCCCGCTTCAAGTGCGGCCTCGGCGACGCGCGCTGCCTGCCGCATCAGGGCGACCTCATCGGGCGACTTCCGCAGCCGAAGCTCTTCGATCAGTTCTTCATCCCAGGTCAGGGAAAGCTGCGCCGCGTGAGCGTCTGCGAGGAGTCGCCGTGCCTGTTGACCCGACATCGCGTCTCCGGAGAGGATCGCAACATCGGTCAGCTGCGGACGGTCACGGAGCGCGGCGATGACATCTCCCACCAGTGTGCGGTCACTCACCCCGCTCCTCGAGATGAAACCAGTGACCCCCGAAGTCGACTCCGATGCATCCGAGTCGTCGGAGAAGAGCAGGACCTCATCACTGCTGACGAGCAGGGCGGAAAGACCCCGATCGCTCCAGAGTCCCGAGACATCGCGGATGGTCGGAAACACCGGGTAGAAGCCCGTCAGGTATCGCACGTCTGCGCCGCGATCGGCCGTGCCGCCGCCGCGCCCCCAGACCAGCGCTGCATGGAAGCCGCGATCGGCAAGGACTGCGCGAAGGCTTGCGATCCGGTCGCGGTACTCATCCGCGGTGATGAGGGTACGGGATGTCGTCGCCATCGACGGTGTCTCCTTCGCTTCGGTGCGCCGCGATTGTGCCGCGGACTCTTGGACTAACCAACTGGCCATCAGTTCATCAGCATAAGGGAGGGCATCGGCGACTGCAAGCGCGCCGCGTTACAACTTGGGAACAACCTCGCGACAGCACACAGCGCCCCCTGCGTGGATACGCAGGGGGCGCTGTGTGGAGAAAGACGTACTTGCTACTGCGGGCTGAGCCCGAGATCTTCGAGCCCGATCGCGAAGCGGTACTCGTACCCCTCGCCCTCAATTCGGGCCTTCGCCGGCGCCTGGCGATCCACGACCACCGCGACGCCCGCGATCTCCGCGCCAACCTTCTTGAGCGCCTCGATCGCCTGCAGCGGCGATCCGCCCGTGGTCGAGGTATCCTCGACGACGATCACGCGCTTCCCGTTCAGATCCGGACCCTCGACCTGACGACCGCGACCGTGGTCCTTCGGTTCCTTGCGCACCACGAACGCATCGTAGGTGAGGCCTCGCGCGACACCCTGGTGCAGGATCGCCGACGCGATCGGATCCGCGCCCATGGTGAGCCCACCGACCGCGACGACCCCGTCGATGTCGTCGATGAGGTCGAGCATGACCTGACCGATGAGAGGAGCCGCGCGGTGATCGAGGCTGAGCTTGCGCATGTCGATGTAGTAGCTCGCCTTCTTCCCGCTGGTGAGGGTGAAGTCGCCGTGGAACACGGCCTCTTCCTTGATCAGGTCGATGAGCTGTTCGCGTGCGCTGGTCATGGTCTCGATTCTACTCGCGTCGCGACCGCGCGGATCGGCGTTCCCCGCCCGGGGGAAGTGAGGCGGCACCCCCGATA
Above is a genomic segment from Leucobacter rhizosphaerae containing:
- a CDS encoding ABC transporter ATP-binding protein encodes the protein MSLIDISNLNVTASDGTEIVTNGGMRIDHGEIVGVIGESGSGKSMTLKAIAGLLPGGVRARGSIRYEGEELTTLSRAKYRAFRDRELGIVYQDPRASVNPVHTLGDFLTESLRVNRRMSRAEARERAFAACREVGLSDPEQQLRAYPYQFSGGMLQRVVIAAALITEPRLILADEPTTALDVTRQAEVVALLRDQVRSRGIGMMFITHDLELAAALCDRVYVMYRGRIVDESPAERLDESTHLYTRALLKARPTLERSGNRLTTITEDLRMRIDEEVLGNGAR
- a CDS encoding M24 family metallopeptidase; this encodes MATTSRTLITADEYRDRIASLRAVLADRGFHAALVWGRGGGTADRGADVRYLTGFYPVFPTIRDVSGLWSDRGLSALLVSSDEVLLFSDDSDASESTSGVTGFISRSGVSDRTLVGDVIAALRDRPQLTDVAILSGDAMSGQQARRLLADAHAAQLSLTWDEELIEELRLRKSPDEVALMRQAARVAEAALEAGFAATAPGVAESEVVAAMVHEVAAHEAAFANAFVYTTPLDGTAADNRQPTHGSRALEAGDLFTIDITGTYGGYFFDLARSWVVGGSPTAAQNRAYDVARRSVDEIVSDMRPGVRLGEASARGSAVLRDAGIDPDSGEFPARGHGLGLAFEAPWVRDDSDLVLEPGMVISIEQFVSLDGASATFERNILIGSSGPEDLVAVRDFWAASTELEAH
- a CDS encoding ABC transporter substrate-binding protein, translating into MALSRPSTLMMLGAITVAALALTGCSGSSDEPATSAITDVPREQTTTPAGTGPIDLVTWNLYSGEPASLDWIYAYADSENTALANMCEGLMRQNEDMSLSPALAADVQHPDDVTTVFTLRDGVTFWDGSPLTAEDVVYSLSRHLDPAAGSYWSTPFYDRVSSIEATGPSEVTVRFSQPDSLFERMLATAAGVIGKQSFVESAGEAYGTSSGGIMCTGPFAFDSWNSGSKISMVANPNYWDEEMRPMVEKLDLTFVTDESTVANSLLSGDIDGTFMPPLAATEQLASSAEGSFVLGLGTDWMAIRPTEKAGPLEQLELRQALSLILDREAVAQAVYRGTATPAVTPIQPGAWGYSRELWQTAYDELPAPVFDVEQAAELVQNAGLDGTELTIAIPADSEAEQKIGEILSAGGEQIGVSITIESIPQTSFTELYFDEQARAPYDAFIVQEYGAGVADPVVSMSEFTPLSAYNYGNNDDPVLTQSVDDALSAMDDDARAELLITGQQSMVDNLPLIPVVNLEQRVYQNSRITGATASLARLYYPWAARIGAGE
- a CDS encoding ABC transporter permease, which gives rise to MARSATVRPKRDLAMTISIVILILLALGAALAPWVSPQGPTESDFMNTYGSMGSGSVLGTDGSGRDILSRLLHGGRISLVAPAIIVLLAGVLGTALGIASAVTGGIVDRVISRVLDIGFAFPGMLLAILAVTMFGAGVTPVVIALAMAYIPFIGRMVRNIAVNEMALPYVDALLNVGQSRWLLALRHVLPAVLPTAMAQITVSYGYAMVDLAAMSFLGMGVQPPTADWGLMVSEGQKGIIQGHWEESITAGILIVISVAAVSLIGDRLADRVGGVRETKI
- a CDS encoding ABC transporter permease translates to MIRFVLVRCIEGIVTLLASSLLVFAALFLSPGDPIAILIGNRSVSEETIASLREQYLLDEPFLVRWVSWLGHVLTGDFGRSLTRRDDVWNLIEPRLGTTGLLLGMGLVAIIVVGVGLGVVAAMSGRRISDVMLGLTSVGVAVPAFVAATLLITVFAVGLGWFPTFGSGEGLGDRLHHMVLPVIALTLSSGAYVIRVTRAALREEAQRDPVQTAIGRGLPRTQIVRHHIVRNALTPIATVVAVTLTSMVVGSIVIEKAFALDGIGLLLTDAVLRKDFAVVQAICLILIAFVVVVALIVDLIQVMVDPRVRAKAVGR
- the pyrE gene encoding orotate phosphoribosyltransferase; the protein is MTSAREQLIDLIKEEAVFHGDFTLTSGKKASYYIDMRKLSLDHRAAPLIGQVMLDLIDDIDGVVAVGGLTMGADPIASAILHQGVARGLTYDAFVVRKEPKDHGRGRQVEGPDLNGKRVIVVEDTSTTGGSPLQAIEALKKVGAEIAGVAVVVDRQAPAKARIEGEGYEYRFAIGLEDLGLSPQ
- a CDS encoding ABC transporter ATP-binding protein, whose translation is MVHDDTVISANGLRKVFGRGRSEHVAVHGASFTMTRGRNLGIVGESGSGKSTLARMIMGLERPTAGDVVVCGSDMTRPAHSRSARRERAKLTQMVYQDPFGSLDPRQPVESVLREVLSIHDSGDRSARELRIAELCDLVGLTVAQRSRSPRDLSGGQRQRVAIARALAVEPRLIVLDEAVAALDISIQAQILNLLTDVQDATGTDYLLISHDLAVVSHLTQDVIVLRQGEIVEQGETRVVLEEPQHRYTRVLRDSIPSQRWREPGVLERIALGSDG